The genomic segment AGGCAGGGAAGCCTCACCGGAATTTCTGCAGAACCGCACTCAGCGCTTCGGCCCCGGCCGCCAGCAGCCGTGCGGTCCGCCGGGGTAGGCCGCTGCCGGGGGTGCTGCGGCACTGACCAGATGAGCTAGTGTGCGATCCATCACGCCACACGCGGGATGACGGAGGGACTGGGCGGATGACCGAAGGGGTACAACTGCACGTTCAGGTGCCGGGCCACCCGGGCAGGCCAGCCGTGGGCCTGGACCTACTTGGCCCGTTCCGTCTCGCGCTGGACGGTCAGCCGATCGAGATCCGGTCGCTCAAGGGCCGGGCCCTGCTGAGTGTCCTGGCGCTTGAGGGCGCTACGTCCCGCGAGCGACTGGCGACCCTGCTGTGGCAACGTGAAGATCAGCGGGCGCTGTTGAGTCTACGGAACGCGTTACTGGCGATCCGGCGGGACCTGGGCGCGCATCAGGGGGTGCTGGGCGTGGATGGCCGGCACCTGAGTCTGCTGGGCCCGCTGGACTCTGACGTGTCCCGGATGGCCGCCGTCAGCGGGACGGACCTGATCAGCCTGTGGCGGGGTCCAGCCCTACAGGACCTCACAGTGCGCGACTCACCCCCGTGGGACGAGTGGCAGGACCGCCACGCCGCGGCCCTCACGGCGCGGTACGTCCGGTGCCTGCACGACGCGGCCCTGAAAGCGGCCCGCGCCGGCGACCTGCGCCTCAGTGAGCGGCTCGCCACGCATGCCCTGAGCGTGGACCCCCTGTCCGAGGAAGTCGCCTCGCACCTCATCCACCTGTACGCCACCACTGACCGGCCCGACGCGGCGCGGCACCTGTCCGAGCAGTTCAGGCGCGAGGTCCAGCCGGCGCTGTTCACGCCCGTCCAGGCGCCGTCCATTCAGATCACGCGTCCGGCGCCCATCACGCTCCCGACGCCACTGACGTCGTTCGTGGGGCGCCACCAGGAACGGCATCTGCTGCTTGAGGCCCTGACCGCACCTGATACTCGCCTGGTCACGGTGTACGGCCCGGGTGGCATCGGGAAAACCCGCCTCGCCGCTGAGGTCGCGCGTGCGTTCGCCGCGCTGCCGGGCGTGACCGGCGTCGTGCACGTGGATCTGAACGAGCTCAGCCGCCCTGGCGACCTGGCCGGCGCCCTGGCCGAACGCCTGGGCCTGCCGCCCTCCCGGGACTTGTGGCCGGATCTGCAGCGCCACCTGGAACAGCAGCACGCGCTGATTGTCCTCGACAGCTTTGAAGGTGCCCTGTCCGAGACCCCGGCCCTGCTCAACCTGCTGCGGCACAGCCCTCGCCTACGGGCGCTCGTCACGTCCCGGCAGATCCTCGGCTCCGACGCCGAGACCGTGCTTCATCTCGGGGGCCTCTCCCTGCCCGACCCGGCGGCCACGTGGCCCGCGGGTTACGGGTCCGAAGCGGTGCAGCTGTTCGAACAGCGTGCCCGGCAGGCGAACCTCGCCTTCTCCCTCACGCCTGAACTGCTGCCCCTGGTGGCGCGGGTGTGCCGGGATGTGGACGGGACGCCGCTGGCCCTGGAACTCGCCGCCGCCTGGCTCCGGTACACGACCCTGACCGACCTGGCCCACGCTTTGGACACCGACGTGCTGGCCCTGGCCTCACCCCATCACGACCCGCCGCCCCGCCACAGTTCCATGCGGGCCGTTTTCGAGCAGTCCTGGCAGCGCCTGACGGCTCGTGGACGCTCGGCCCTGAGCAGTCTGGGTGTCTTCCCGGTCAGTTTCAGCAGTGCGGCGGCGTTGGCCGTCACGGCACTCGGCCCGGCCGACCTCCAGGCGCTGATTGATGACAGCATGCTCAGCTTCGACGGGCGCCGTTACCGTTTCCATCCACTTCTGCGGCAGTTTGTTCAGGAGCGGCTGCGCGAGTCACCCGCTCTGCACCGCACGCTGATGGACCGGCACGCCGCGTACTACCTGGATCAGCTCGGGCAGCTGAGCGCCGCGGCCAGCGGGGGCCTCTCTGAGTCCCTCCTGACGTTCCTCCGTGCCGAGGAAGGGCACGTGCTGCAAGGCGTCGAGTGGAGCGCTGCCCAGGGTGACTACGCCCGGCTGCCCGGCATCGTCGAGGCCATCCAGTGGGATTTCGCGCTGCGCAGCCGGGTGGCCGACGCGCTGACCCTCCTGCGGCGCCTGCTGAACCAGGTGCCGCCTCAGGAGGTGCGCTGGGCTCACGTCCGCGCGGCACTCCTGACCTCCCTGGGCTGGTACGAACAGTTCGTCGGGGACCTGAACGAGGCGCAGGCCCTGTGCACCGAGGCGCTCGAACACGCCCGCCTCGCCGGGAATGACCTACAGATCTGCCGCGCGGCCAGCGGGCTGGGCGAGGTGTACTTCCGCACGGGCCGCTCCTGGCTAGCCGTGCCGCTGTTCACGGAAGCGGCGCGCCTGGCTGGGCAGGACGCCGTCCGGACGTTCCGCATCCAGGCGAACCTGGGTGCGGCGCTCGCCTTCACCGGTCAGCTCAGCGAGGCCCGCAAGACATTCGAGGCCACGCGCCGCGCCCTGGACTCCGGCCGGGTAAACCAGCCCATGGACGCCGTGATCCACGCGGCCCGCGAGGGCGTCGCGGCCATGGAAGCCCTGGACTTCACGCAGGCCGTCACGGCCTTCGAGCGCGGCCTGACACAGGCCCAGCGCATCCACTCCGAAGGGCAGATGTGGGGCCTGCGCGGTTGGCTGGCAGCAGCGTACGTGGAGCGCGCCCAACAGCTCGGCACGCCAGAGGACCTGCTAGAGGCGAGGCGCATCTGCCGGGCCGCCCTGGGGCATGACGCTCGGTGCGCCGACCCGATTCCCCTGGCGCTTCTGCACGGGGTGAACGGCTACCTCGCCCACCTGGTGGGGGACACGGAACTCGCCGGGCGCGAAGTGCGGCTCAGCCTGCAACTGGCCCTGCGGTCCGGAAGCATCCTCGGGATGCTGTGGTCCATTCCGTTCTTCGTGCAGGTCGTGCACCTGACGGGCAGGCACCGGGCCGTGTGCGCCCGCATCTACGCCAGTTCCTGCTCTGACCCCTGGACGCGGTGGCACCTGGCCCGCCACTGGCCGGAATTCGCCCAGCACCCACACGCACCGGACGATCACACCGACCTGGCCTCCCTCATTGCGGCGCTGCTGGCCGTGTAGGATCAGTGGCTGCGCGTGGCTGGGGTAAGCCACGCCACTGCCTGGAACAGATTCAGTGCTGACAGGCTCGGTCTCCATCAGCAGGAGTCCGGGAAGCCGAGCTGAATGTGAAGGGCATCGGCACACCTAATGCCAGCACAGCGAGAAAACGCCTGCTGCTGCATTCACCCGTCTGGCGCGTCGGGATCCTCCAGCCGCTCCCGGTACGTTCCGCAAGTCGACTCATCTCTCGGGCTGCCCAGCTCGCGCGCCTGGAGCTGATGGGCCCGACGTCTAGCTCCCTTATTCAGGTCCTTTTCGATGTGCGGGACACTTCCCCGCATCAGCTCAGAGCGGCCTCGCCTGACCTCTGGAGTGGTGCACCATTCCTGCTTTCTTCAGGACTCCTCTTCACCCGGTGGGGGCTGGACTACCAGCTGCCCGTGCACGTTCCGCCGGTCCACTGCGAGTTCCTCGTACGCCAGCTCGACCGGGACCGTGTGCTGCACCGTCCGTGTTTCCCGGGTCAGGTGGACGTCCTGAACGGCGTACACCTGCTTGACCACCTGCACCTGCTCCTGAGTGAGTTGGATTTCCCTGATCGTCCCTGGCTCCAGCTGTACGCCGTCCAGTAGAACCTGCCCGTGACCGGCCGCAACTTCGATGACGAGCACCTCTTCGGTCAGTTCAACCTCGACGGTCTCCACACGGGTCCGGCGTTCGCGGCGGACGATCACCTGCCCGGCCAGCACCCGCTGTTTGGCGAAGGTGGCCCGCTCCTCGCGTAACTCAAGGGTGCCCACCGGCACCCTCTTCACTTCAGTGTCGTTGTCCATAAGCAGAAGGGGGAGACGCGTGGCCTCCCCTGCGCCTCAGCGGCGGTCGATCTTCCCGTCGAGGGGATCTACAGCGTCTGCAGCCCGCTCGCCGAGCGTGCGGTCATCTGCCCGCAGCGCCGTGTCGCCGCCCTGAACGGTAACCTGACCCGACTGATTCACGTCCAGCACTTCACGGCCTACCGTCTCGGTGACGGTCTGCTGTTCGGTCACGGTGCGCTTGCCCACCTCGACTTCCTCCGTCACGTACGCCTGCTTGCTCACATCGGCCCGTTCGGCTTCCAGATCGACCCGGACCGTCTCGGTCCCTTCTCCAAGCGTGACGGCTCCTTCCACAGGACGCGCTTCGCTCACAGGGCGCCGCTCGATCACCAGCTCTTCGCGCTCCAGACCTACGGTGACGTTCTCCGTCCGGGTTTCCACGTGCTTGCCGATCTCGACTTGCCCGGCCACGTAGCGGTCCTTGTTCACCTGAAGTCGCTCTTCGAGCAGCTGGAGCCGCTGCGGGGTGCGGTAGGCTTCGTCATCGTCCCGGTAGACGAACTCGCCGGGCGTGGTCTGCTGCCGTGCCCTGTCCACGCCGTACAGCACGCGGATGTCCTCCACCTGATTGTCATAGGTGTAGTCCTGTCCTGCCGTGTAGGTGGACATGTCCTTGACCTGATCCCGGGTCAGCTGGTCAAAGTACACGCCGTCCTCCTCGATGCGGGCGGACCCGACGGGAACCATCACTTCCTTGGCGCTGAACCAGCCCCCCACATCCAGAACGAAGTACCGGATGCGGCCGCTGCCGTCCGTCAGGATTTCGCGGACGGTGCCGACCTTCTCACCGTTCTGGGCGTAGGCGTGGCGGCCCACGATGTCGTACGTGTCGCCCACGTCGTAGTTGCGGTCGCGGATCAGCTCGGATACAGGCATCAGTCTCGCCATGGTCAGCTCCTTTGTGTGGTGGGGTGGTTGAGCCACCCGAACACTTCGAAGTGTGCCCGCGTCACTTCCGACTTCTCAGCCAGTTCGTTCAAGGTCGAGTTGAGAGGGTCCGCCCTCTGAACTCCTGACCGAGATGCTCTGAAGGTGACGTACAGCTCAGCTGAGGACCTTGGGATCACCCCATTCGAGGCTCGGTCGGCACGGAGTTCATCCTCAGGAAGTCTGGATTACGTGGGCCGCCCACCCTCACCGGTCCGGAACGCTGCCGTGGCCAGGGCCGATGGGCGTCGGTCAGGCCGATGCGGCAGTGACAGGTCCGTGCTGGCGTTCCCTTGCGCGGCGGTCTATCAATCGCCGCAGAGCGGCCTGTGAGCCGCGCCTTTTCATGCTCAGAGATGGGCCGAACATGCGCAGGGGGAACGGCAGCACCGACCAGCAGGCGTGATGAAGCAGAAACCCTCTTCAGAAAGCACTGTTGACACCGTTCTTGATCTCCCTCAGGGCGGCCAGGAATGACATAGTCCATCCCCCGGAAACATCCGGGCATCCTCGTCGAGGACTGAGCTGTACACCAACAAAGTAGGCCCGCGTCACGCAGAGTGGCAATCTGCCATTTCTTTCCAGCAATATAATGGCAGGAGGACGTATGCCCATCAAAACCGTATCCCGTGTTCAGACCTTGATCCAGGGTGTGCTGGAAGAACGCGCCGCCCGTGGTCTGGGGGGTGAGCTGCCCGAGACCAAGGTGACGCTCCGCCTGCATGCCGCCGACGCGTTCTGGCTCACGCAGCTTGCCGAGTTGATGGACGCCAGCCGCACCCGCACCGCTTCACAACTGCTGTCCGCTGCGGTCCGTGACGCCGCTCAGGCCGCCGGTCTGCCCACTGAAGGTGACGCGTTCAAGGCGCAGTTCAGAGCCTTCCTCGACGCGGAATTTCACCAGGACACCCCATGACACGACACCTGACCCCAGGAGCTCCCATGCTCGACGCTACGCCCCATTGGATCGCTTCCTCTGACTTCCTCTGGCCTGCGCTGGGTTCACCGCAATTGCAGGCGGGTCCGGGATGAATCACGTCAACCCCATTGATCTGCCCATCCTGATCATTTCGGCCCTGCTGCTCGTGGGCCTGTTCGCCAGTAAACTTGGCGGCCGCCTCGGGGTGCCCGGCTTGGTGCTGTTCCTCATCATCGGGATGCTGGCGGGCAGTGAGGGCCCGGGCGGCATCGACTTCGAGAACTACGGTCTCACGCAGGCGGTGGGCATCATCACCCTCGCGTTCATCCTCTACTCCGGTGGGCTGGAGACGAACTGGTCGCATACGCGCCCAGCTCTGCGCGGCGGTCTGGTCCTGGCCACCGTGGGCGTGCTGCTCACCACCTCGCTGGTCGCCGCGGTGGCGCACGCGCTGCTCGGCCTGCCCTGGCTGACGAGTTTCCTGCTGGGGGCGGTGGTTTCCAGTACGGACGCCAGCGCCGTGTTCTCCGTGCTCAAGGAACGGGCCCTGGGTCTGAAGGGCCAGATCAAGCCGCTGCTGGAGTTCGAGTCCGGCGTGAACGACCCGATGGCGATCTTCCTCGTCATTGGCCTCACGTCCCTGATCGGGCATCCCGGCACGCCATGGCCCGAGATGCTGCTCCTGTTCGTCAAGCAGATGCTGCTGGGCGCCGCCTTCGGCGCGGGCCTGGGCTGGCTGGCCGTGCGGACCTTCAACCGGATTGACCTGCCCTCCGAAGGGCTGTACACCGTCCTGTCCGTCGCGCTGGTCGGGTTGGTCTACGCCCTGACGGCGCTGGTGGGCGGCAGCGGCTTCCTGGCGGTGTACATCGCGGGCGTGGTCCTGGGGAACAGCACCTTCGTGCACAAGCGCAGCCTGCGCCACTGGCACGAGGGCCTCACGTACCTGCTGGAAATCGGGATGTTCCTGCTCCTGGGCCTGCTGGTCTTTCCGTCCAAAGTGGTGGAGATCGCCGTTCCTGGTCTCCTGATCTCACTGTTCCTGATGTTCGTCGCGCGTCCCGTTGCCGTCTTCGTAAGCCTGGCCCTGACCCGGATGCCCGTCCGGCATCAGGGCATGGTGGCCTGGGTGGGGCTGCGCGGCGCCGTTCCGATCATCCTGGCGACCTTTCCGCTGCTGGAGCACCTGCCGGGCTCGCAGACGATCTTCAACGTGGCGTTCTTCATCATGCTGACCAGCCTGCTGATTCAGGGCACCACCCTGCCGGCCGTCGCGCGCTGGCTGGGCGTGGAGGAACAGGCATCCGGGCCGAACACGCAGCGTCTGCTGTTCACGCCGACCGGGGCGGGCAAGAACGACCTGGTGGAGGTGGTGGTGCCGCCACAGTCGCAGGTGGTGGGGCAGCGCATCGTGGACCTGCGCTTTCCGGCCGAGGCGCTGATCCTCCTGATCCACCGGGCGGGCGAGTACATCGTGCCGAACGGCTCAACGATCATCCAGGCGGGTGATGAACTGCAGGTTCTGGGCAGCCGCGAGTTCGCCGATGAGGTCCGGGCCCGCATCGAACCGAAGGGCCCACAACCGGCCTGACCGGCGTTCCGGACCTGAAGGCTCCCGCACCTGCACCAGGGCGGGAGCTTTCTCGTCTACGGGAAGCTCTGGGCAGCCCATCCACTCCAGAACGAAGATCTTCCGGTGCCGTCCGGTTGGGCCCGGACGAGGTGTACCGCGCAGCGTGAACTGCACTGCTCGTGGACCGGGAAGACAGTCGGGATCCGGTCAGCCTGACCTTGCTGATCCACCCCGTTCATCTGTCGGCCCTTTTCTAGGTCCTGGCGAGTTGCCCTTCCCGTCATTACTGAGGGTTTTCACCTTTGAAAACCACTGGGGCTGTCCCCGCACATGGAGGTCTCTTGACCTCACTCAATGGCTGCCGTCAGATCGTGGTCCGTACGTATGAGCTCTGTGTCATCGCGCACGAACCCGACGGCGGGAGAGTGGGGCGCGGACTGTTGCACCATCGAATTCCTTCCCTGCGGACTCGCCGTAGCCCTTCTGGGGGCTCCCCTACTCTGGACATGACGTCCTGCCCTCAGGAACGCGAGGTTTCCGTCTCCTGTCCCCCCGCCTTTCTCTGGCCCGCCCGGTGACCGTATGACCCACGATCCATCCTCTCCCGCTTCCACCGCCCCACTCGAATCGCTCGAGGCTCAGGTGCGGGCGTTGCAGGCGGAAGTCGCCCAGGCCAGGGCCCTCTTCCAGGACGCGCCGCACGCCACGTACCTCCTCGACGATCAGGCCCGACTTGAGGACCTCAATGCCCAGGGCGCTGCCCTGATCGGCGTCACTCCGGGCGCGCTGCGCGGCCGCCTGCTCAGCAGCGTCCTGAGCGCCGACACGCGCTTCGCTCTGGGGGCCCTCCTGCACCGTATGTTCAGCGGGCAGGACGCCCGCCCGACTGAGGTGCGCCTCGTCACGGCCAGCGGGACAGAACGGGACCTGCTACTGTCCGCCAGCCTGCACGTCCGCTCGGCCGGCACGCGGCTGTGCCAGCTCACCGCCACGGACGTCACCGCCTTCAAATCGGCGCACCAGACGCTCCTGAGCACCACCCAGCAGCTGGAGCAGGACCTGGAACGTCAGCTCGGCCGCTTCGCCGCGCTCGGGGACGAGTACAAGGAGGTCATGCTGGCCGCCGAACGTGAACTCGGCACCACCCTGACCCGCGAGCAGAACGTCCTGAGCCTGATGCACCGGCAGAGCACGCCCGACGGCTGGCCCCGCTCCCTGGGACATGTCACCCAGGCCGTGCAGGACACGCAGGGCCTGCTGACGTCCCTGAAGGGCTACATGCAGGCCCGGCTGATCCGGGCGCGCCTGTGGCCCGTGGACCTGAATAAGGTGCTCCGGGAGGTCCTGAGGGAACTGGAGCCGCTTCAGGCCGAGCGGACCGTGCACCTGACCTGCCCGCCCCTGCCCGTGCTGCACAGTGACCATCAGGTGCTGCACATCCTGCTGCGCGAGTACCTGGCCAACGCCCTGAAATTCACCCGAACGTGGCCCGAAGCGCGGCTGCACCTGCTGGTCCGCGAGGCCGAGCAAGAGTACTGGATTGGCGTTCAGGACAACGGCGTGGGTTTCAACATGCGGCAGAAGGACAATGCGTTCGAGCTGTTCGGTCGCCTGCACTCAGCTGAACGCTACGAGGGCCCTGGGCTGGGCCTGACCGTGGTGCGGCGCCTGTGCGAGCGGTTCGGTGGTCGCGCCTGGGGCGAAGGCAGGGAGGACCAGGGCGCCACCTTCTGGTTCGCGTGGCCTAAGGCGCCCACTCCCTGACGCTCACGGGCGTGTCCGTTCCGCCGGTCAGGTGCCCCCCGACCCTGGTGGATCGTCCAGGAAGGCCTCCAGTTCAGTGACCGCCTCATCCCGCGGGAAGGCGAGGACCACCTTGCCGCCCGTGAGTTCCGGTTCCGCCCAGGCCCAGCCGCCGTGCCGGGCCAGGATGCGCCGCACCTGCATCAGCCCGCTGCCCGCCAGCAGCGGCACCTGCTGTTCCGTGCGCACCGTCAGGTCAAACAGCGTCGCGGCCTCCTCGCCGCTCAGGCCGGTGCCGTCATCGACGACTGTCACCCACACCTCACCCTGCACCGCCTGACTGGTCACCGTCACGTACCGGGCCCCCCGGGTCTCACTGAGCACGAACGACAGCAGCACCTCCAGCGCCTGCTTCAGCAGGGCCCGGTCCGCCCGCACGATGGGCAGCGGCTGAACGAACCACGTGGCCGGGCGCTGCTCAGCCGCCGTAACTTTGAGCGCCTCGAACAGTTCACCCAGCGGCACGAGTTCCTGATTCACCGCCTGGCTTTCCAGCTGCGCGAGGGCCTGCAGGTCGTGCGCCACCCCCTGCAACTGGGCCAGTCCGTTCTCCAGCGCGTCCGACACGGCCGGTGTCAGGTCCGCCAGCACTTCCTCGGCGCGTTCCGGCTCCAGGAAGCGGCTGAAATACGCCGCGGGGACTCTCAGGTCCCGGGCCGTCCGGGTGATGAGCGTGCCCAGTTCGGCATTGAGGTCCGCCAGACGCTCCCGCTGCCGCTCCACCTGCTGCAGTTGCGCGGCGCGGTCCAGGGCCAGATCCAGGTGCCGCACGATGGTCTCCAGGACCGCCCGGTCGGCCGCGGACCAGACCCGCCGGCCGAACAGCGCCACGGCGAAGACCCCCACGGGCCGGTCAGCCACCGTCAGGGGCAGCGTCGCCACGGCGTTCGTCCCGTGCTCCAGGGGCCCGAGCCCATCCGTGTCGGGCGCGTAGTAATCCTGAAACAGCGGCCGGCCGGTCTGCCAGGGCTGGTCGAGGCTCGGGACCTGCCCCAGCTCCAGTCCGGCGTCCACGGCGGCCTGAAGGGCCGGGCTGCGCATGTCGCCCGCCTGCACCCGCAGCCGCCACTGCGTCCCCTCCGGCTCGTAGTACGTGGCAAAGCCGCCTGGCAGCAGCGACAGCGCGACGTCCTGCACCCGCCGGATCAGGGCGTACGGATCCAGGTGCAACGCCAGATTCCGGGACAGCTCCGCGAACGCTTCCAGCGCCTGAGTCTGGGACGCCAGTTCGGCGTTCGTCTCCGCCAGCTGCCGCGTGCGGTCCTCCACCCGGGCCTCCAGCACGGCAGACTGCTCCCGCAGGTGGTGGATGTCGGTCGCCGCCCCGTACATCCGGGTGTCCTCGCCCTCATCACCGAGCAGGGGAGAGGTGCTCACGACAAACCAGCGATACACGCCGTCGTGCCGGCGGATGCGGTGCTCCTGCCGCAGCGGCTGACCCATGTCGACCGCCTGCTGGGACCGCCGGGCAGAACCTTCCCGGTCGTCCGGATGAATGGCGTCCGTCCAGCCCCACCCGGTCGCCTGCTCGAAGGTCTGCCCGGTGTAGTCCAGCCAGCGCTCGTTGTACCAGGTGGTGAAGCCGTCCGGACGGCTCTCCCACAGCAGGTCCGGCACGAGGTTCGCCACCGCCCGGAAGCGTTTCTCCGAGTCGCGAAGCGTCTTCTCGGCGTGGGCGCGCTCCACAGCCGCCCAGGTCCGCTCGGCGACCGCTTCGACCAGGGTCGCCTCCGCTGGCGTCCACACGTGCGGGGTGGGGAAGTGCAGGGTGAAGACCGCCACGAGCCGCCCGCCCTTGATCAGCGGGACGGCAATCGCGGCCTGCGTGCGGACGGCCGCGTAAGCGGCCCGCTCATCCCCGCTCAGCCGCGCGTCATGCTGCGCGTCACTCACCATGACCGTCCGGCCCGCATGGAGTTCCG from the Deinococcus radiotolerans genome contains:
- a CDS encoding ATP-binding protein, encoding MTEGVQLHVQVPGHPGRPAVGLDLLGPFRLALDGQPIEIRSLKGRALLSVLALEGATSRERLATLLWQREDQRALLSLRNALLAIRRDLGAHQGVLGVDGRHLSLLGPLDSDVSRMAAVSGTDLISLWRGPALQDLTVRDSPPWDEWQDRHAAALTARYVRCLHDAALKAARAGDLRLSERLATHALSVDPLSEEVASHLIHLYATTDRPDAARHLSEQFRREVQPALFTPVQAPSIQITRPAPITLPTPLTSFVGRHQERHLLLEALTAPDTRLVTVYGPGGIGKTRLAAEVARAFAALPGVTGVVHVDLNELSRPGDLAGALAERLGLPPSRDLWPDLQRHLEQQHALIVLDSFEGALSETPALLNLLRHSPRLRALVTSRQILGSDAETVLHLGGLSLPDPAATWPAGYGSEAVQLFEQRARQANLAFSLTPELLPLVARVCRDVDGTPLALELAAAWLRYTTLTDLAHALDTDVLALASPHHDPPPRHSSMRAVFEQSWQRLTARGRSALSSLGVFPVSFSSAAALAVTALGPADLQALIDDSMLSFDGRRYRFHPLLRQFVQERLRESPALHRTLMDRHAAYYLDQLGQLSAAASGGLSESLLTFLRAEEGHVLQGVEWSAAQGDYARLPGIVEAIQWDFALRSRVADALTLLRRLLNQVPPQEVRWAHVRAALLTSLGWYEQFVGDLNEAQALCTEALEHARLAGNDLQICRAASGLGEVYFRTGRSWLAVPLFTEAARLAGQDAVRTFRIQANLGAALAFTGQLSEARKTFEATRRALDSGRVNQPMDAVIHAAREGVAAMEALDFTQAVTAFERGLTQAQRIHSEGQMWGLRGWLAAAYVERAQQLGTPEDLLEARRICRAALGHDARCADPIPLALLHGVNGYLAHLVGDTELAGREVRLSLQLALRSGSILGMLWSIPFFVQVVHLTGRHRAVCARIYASSCSDPWTRWHLARHWPEFAQHPHAPDDHTDLASLIAALLAV
- a CDS encoding DUF2382 domain-containing protein gives rise to the protein MDNDTEVKRVPVGTLELREERATFAKQRVLAGQVIVRRERRTRVETVEVELTEEVLVIEVAAGHGQVLLDGVQLEPGTIREIQLTQEQVQVVKQVYAVQDVHLTRETRTVQHTVPVELAYEELAVDRRNVHGQLVVQPPPGEEES
- a CDS encoding PRC and DUF2382 domain-containing protein; this translates as MARLMPVSELIRDRNYDVGDTYDIVGRHAYAQNGEKVGTVREILTDGSGRIRYFVLDVGGWFSAKEVMVPVGSARIEEDGVYFDQLTRDQVKDMSTYTAGQDYTYDNQVEDIRVLYGVDRARQQTTPGEFVYRDDDEAYRTPQRLQLLEERLQVNKDRYVAGQVEIGKHVETRTENVTVGLEREELVIERRPVSEARPVEGAVTLGEGTETVRVDLEAERADVSKQAYVTEEVEVGKRTVTEQQTVTETVGREVLDVNQSGQVTVQGGDTALRADDRTLGERAADAVDPLDGKIDRR
- a CDS encoding potassium/proton antiporter translates to MNHVNPIDLPILIISALLLVGLFASKLGGRLGVPGLVLFLIIGMLAGSEGPGGIDFENYGLTQAVGIITLAFILYSGGLETNWSHTRPALRGGLVLATVGVLLTTSLVAAVAHALLGLPWLTSFLLGAVVSSTDASAVFSVLKERALGLKGQIKPLLEFESGVNDPMAIFLVIGLTSLIGHPGTPWPEMLLLFVKQMLLGAAFGAGLGWLAVRTFNRIDLPSEGLYTVLSVALVGLVYALTALVGGSGFLAVYIAGVVLGNSTFVHKRSLRHWHEGLTYLLEIGMFLLLGLLVFPSKVVEIAVPGLLISLFLMFVARPVAVFVSLALTRMPVRHQGMVAWVGLRGAVPIILATFPLLEHLPGSQTIFNVAFFIMLTSLLIQGTTLPAVARWLGVEEQASGPNTQRLLFTPTGAGKNDLVEVVVPPQSQVVGQRIVDLRFPAEALILLIHRAGEYIVPNGSTIIQAGDELQVLGSREFADEVRARIEPKGPQPA
- a CDS encoding sensor histidine kinase, whose product is MTHDPSSPASTAPLESLEAQVRALQAEVAQARALFQDAPHATYLLDDQARLEDLNAQGAALIGVTPGALRGRLLSSVLSADTRFALGALLHRMFSGQDARPTEVRLVTASGTERDLLLSASLHVRSAGTRLCQLTATDVTAFKSAHQTLLSTTQQLEQDLERQLGRFAALGDEYKEVMLAAERELGTTLTREQNVLSLMHRQSTPDGWPRSLGHVTQAVQDTQGLLTSLKGYMQARLIRARLWPVDLNKVLREVLRELEPLQAERTVHLTCPPLPVLHSDHQVLHILLREYLANALKFTRTWPEARLHLLVREAEQEYWIGVQDNGVGFNMRQKDNAFELFGRLHSAERYEGPGLGLTVVRRLCERFGGRAWGEGREDQGATFWFAWPKAPTP
- a CDS encoding GAF domain-containing protein; this encodes MSYDITDRKQAENTLRASEERQAFLLELSDALRPLADPVEVQRVAARVLGRHLGASRAAYAEIDSDDAHFTVHHDYTDGVPSFAGRHLNGSYGPGYFAELHAGRTVMVSDAQHDARLSGDERAAYAAVRTQAAIAVPLIKGGRLVAVFTLHFPTPHVWTPAEATLVEAVAERTWAAVERAHAEKTLRDSEKRFRAVANLVPDLLWESRPDGFTTWYNERWLDYTGQTFEQATGWGWTDAIHPDDREGSARRSQQAVDMGQPLRQEHRIRRHDGVYRWFVVSTSPLLGDEGEDTRMYGAATDIHHLREQSAVLEARVEDRTRQLAETNAELASQTQALEAFAELSRNLALHLDPYALIRRVQDVALSLLPGGFATYYEPEGTQWRLRVQAGDMRSPALQAAVDAGLELGQVPSLDQPWQTGRPLFQDYYAPDTDGLGPLEHGTNAVATLPLTVADRPVGVFAVALFGRRVWSAADRAVLETIVRHLDLALDRAAQLQQVERQRERLADLNAELGTLITRTARDLRVPAAYFSRFLEPERAEEVLADLTPAVSDALENGLAQLQGVAHDLQALAQLESQAVNQELVPLGELFEALKVTAAEQRPATWFVQPLPIVRADRALLKQALEVLLSFVLSETRGARYVTVTSQAVQGEVWVTVVDDGTGLSGEEAATLFDLTVRTEQQVPLLAGSGLMQVRRILARHGGWAWAEPELTGGKVVLAFPRDEAVTELEAFLDDPPGSGGT